The following proteins are encoded in a genomic region of Triticum dicoccoides isolate Atlit2015 ecotype Zavitan chromosome 1B, WEW_v2.0, whole genome shotgun sequence:
- the LOC119344879 gene encoding uncharacterized protein LOC119344879, whose protein sequence is MKGTKLAAILILQAVLVMGVLSHVNADFFPKCCNNCRSFSGVDVCDDAHPKCPKSCSACRVVSTSPEMWRCADMKSTVDGTCGGPCKKY, encoded by the exons ATGAAGGGCACCAAGCTCGCGGCGATCCTGATCCTCCAGGCCGTCCTGGTCATGGGAGTCCTCTCGCACGTCAACG CCGACTTCTTCCCCAAGTGCTGCAACAACTGCAGGTCCTTCTCGGGGGTCGACGTCTGCGACGACGCCCACCCCAAGTGTCCCAAGAGCTGCTCGGCGTGCCGCGTGGTGTCGACGAGCCCCGAAATGTGGCGCTGCGCGGATATGAAATCCACCGTCGACGGCACCTGCGGTGGACCCTGCAAGAAGTACTGA